From the genome of Papilio machaon chromosome 1, ilPapMach1.1, whole genome shotgun sequence:
ctctcagccgtcgtaaagttccgttttatctccgttataaaagttgcggaaacagaagcagaaacggatgttgaaaagcgcgcggaacttccgcacttggggaaacggaaacagacatccgttgcatcactaatctATACATATCTCTGGTTTTTTTTCTCGATGGTTTGAGTTTTATAgttttggtccttcgagccggatcgATTTTAATTGAACTACttatgtgttaaaaatattaaggattttaatgttatataataaacttaatgtatacaattgtattttgaattaatttaattttaaacctcatatacaaaaataaattttaatatttgtaatttttttacataaataaaaccaactattaacatttatggattgtaaaattactttggtattttaaatttttttcccCATAAATTTATCGTATATTGatctaaatacattattatattaaaactattaataaataacatatatattgtaatttaatatacatatatacaaaacaGCTTAAATGTTTTCGAATCCTTTCGTTATATCGTTCTTTATATTgcacaaatatttgtcttaatttttatataactagtcaataataatataaaataaataattttatgttcatttatttatcacaCTTTATTGTTTCATACATTTAGTTCATTATTTCtttggtatatatttttatatacacacCGGCACAATTAGCGgaacagaaaaaaaagtgAGACTATGAGATAATAACGCATATATTTGACGAAAATGTAATAgacacaaaataacaaattgattaACATCTTTTAACAACGAATTTGAAAAGtcttcgttattttttattgaaaaataaagaaatttgaaataagtgAAATTTTTAGATGATTATGAACCatcacaaaaaatttaaaaaagtaagcattcaatgttttaacaataaaattaaagcaaaattaataacgagtGTTTCCCCCTCTTGCTCTGATTACGGTTTCCATTCGTCTGGGCATGCTACAGATTATGATATCGATGATTTCTTGAGGCAACCGCTCCCACTCCTCAAGTAATGCGTTTCCAAGTTAATTCAGATTGTTGGGGGGTGGCATTCTGGATTTAACCCTTCTTTTTAGCAAGTCCCAGACATGCTCTATCGGATTCATATCGGGGGATTTCGCTGGCCACTGCATCACCGGTATACCTACGTGGCTAAGATATGCCTGTACCGATTGTGCACTATGAGCACGAGCATTATCTTGCATTAGAATAAAGTCGTCACCAATAAATGGGGCAAATGGTACAACATTTTCTTCTAACATGTCTCTGATGTATCGATCTGCTGTCATGGTCCCTCCTGTGACTATCACTAACTCCGTGCGAGCTCCCAAACATATCCCTCCCCAAATCATAATTGAGCCGCCACCATAAGTCACTGTGTGTTCAAAATTAGACTGTATGTGGCGTTCTCCTTTGCGTCTCCATATTCGCTGTCTCCCATCGATCTGTTTTAAAAGAACTCACTCATCAGTAAAGAGAACCTGCTGCCATTCGTTCAAATTCCAATGACGATGTTCTCGCGCATAGCTTAATCGGTTTACGCGGTGACGTCTCTCAAGATTTGGGCCTTTGGCAGGTATATACGACCCTAAACCAACTTCTTCAAATCTCCTGCGAACTATACGCTCACTTACTCGTACTCCTCGAACGTCTTCTAGTTCATTTCGAGCTTGTACAGCCGTTAATCGCGTATTCCTACGAACTCcaagttgtaaaaaaactgTCATCTCGCCTCGATGTACATCTTTTTCTACCTTGACCACTCCTCCACACAAGAGAATTAGACGATCTGTATCGCTGGATGCTGCGATAAATCGTTGATACTGGTCGACGAAGCTTTGAGGCAATCGATCTGTAGGTATGGCCATTTCTTCTCATTTCATCAGCCCTAATGATTTCCAGTGATGTTAAGCCAGGCATAATAAAGagcttttaataaacaaaattgcctatagaataacaaatttataaaaaaccattaagtgcaatttttcaaaaaaattacaattacgtAGTTATTACTCGAACAAGTTGACAAAACGTATTGTTcgggaaaataaaacaaatgaatgaaaaaagtGTATGTCatctaattttctatttttaaatttgacaataaattaaaaaaatatcataactGGCCAGTTCCTcaagtaaaagatttttaaatcctGCTTTTTTATGTGTTCCGCTAATTGTGCCGGTGTgtatataatttctatttaccAATAAACGTATCCATTAGAAACTAATtacttaattgaaattttatattgtaattaaaaaataattaatgaccTAGTCTGTGAATTTCCACTGATGAAAATATCGTGATTCGTTCTTTTAAGAAATAGAGATGTGTGTTTTGTTAGTGGAAAACCACATTAATACAAATGCAGTATACAGCTGTATGTATCTTATGCTTAgatgaatacaaaataaagttttttttaatgtgtattATTAACCTTCTAACTGCCATACGAAGATACACAAAAAgtcatgaaattaaataaatttaataaacacatttatcagaataaattaaatttcggttttgttatttgtaggaaataatttgctttattcttactttttactaatattctaaatgTGAACgttaagatggatgtatggatggatgtttgaaagtatctccggaacggctcaacggatcttgttgaaatttgagacacagatgtagaacatagtctggaagaatacaggctacttatttttttaattccgcgctgataaagtcgcgggcaacggTTAGTTTACTCGTACAAGTGAAATTTGGCGCCCCTGTAAATGAACAGGCACTTTGTGTGGGGGGGGgggataaatataaaataaaacacatcgccattcatttacaatatttttttattcaatataataatcttaataaatccaaaatatttacacaatacaaaaaacatacaatatgACCTTGATCAACGTCCTCTCGCCGGAGCCGAGCGCATTGCCTGTTTGAAATTAGACTCTATTACAATAGCATTAAAGTTCATAATCCTTTACCGCTTCCTTACGTAACATCTGCTCACAGTATTAATGTTGGTTTCCACTGCAATAACTTACATATCATACCTTTCACTCTCTGAAAAAGCAGACAACATGTATCACTACAATGCAAACTTAGAATCTTGTATCTGCCAATGAAGACAATTTACTAAAGATTTGCACATAAGTTACtgaccgtggatttctgagaccaaaatctctgttttaaaacatattcttatctatgttttgttaaagataatgacaggtatgaacgatattttatatatagagattatagtctcagaaaccaaagatAAGGAAGCTGGTGACATCGACACAGTTTATTGCACTCAACGGATTGTGGATGAACCGAATATACGTTTAATAAGTCCTAAGACTTTAATAGGCAATATTTATAAGACAAATTTAGTATTGCACTATATAAGACGGAAACTTCAATAAATTACCACGGCCTCAATATATACAGAAAACATATCTCTTTCTTTCCCTTTAGATAGAAAAGAGATGTGTTTTTTGTACGTAAAACTGCCAAggaaacaattaataattgttattagtaATGTACGTTAGCTAGCGGTAGGACCTGACTGCACTCGTCTCGGTGTTACCTGTCTCATCTATcccatatataatttatttcactaaatctaataaaacCACGCGACTCCTGCCgtaaatgtgattttttttatctgtatggAGAAACACAAATGTTTAAAacctttattacttttaattagccgtatttttattaaatttcgtcTCTCACATTCTCTCCCTCTCGCTCTCTCTCTATCTAACTTCGTGACAAACAAATGGAAAGAGCTACTACATGATCGtacacaatttaataattaaaaaagtattgcCTGTCGACAAAAAGCGATTAAGCTCCGTGTTGCCAGAAAAAGAAAGATTTAATTCTACAAACTATTGTAAAGTGTTACCCGGGTGGCGCTAGTGTGCCGCCGGCCTAATCCTTCCCTTGGAATGCGACATTTTCTCAGTTTGTAGAAAACTTTACTACACAAAAAGCTACGTAAAATCCGAAATTACACTTCACTTACAGCGTACATATAATTACACATATACATAAGGGTTTATATAACGTATATAGAACATTATCGTCCATTACATATAGCAATGTTCAAAACTATAATTAACGACATTCGTATACAAGGCGACGTAAATCGTCGAAACTCGTATGATTGCGTTGCGAGCTCCGAaatcgtcgacgcgagtcGTCTATTTGTGGAGTACAAGCATAGCGACCTCCGTAAACACTGTAAAGACTTTCTccaatatcttaaaaaaacgCATTGACTTTCACACaacgatcttgacaaacaggttgcAAACGACTGGTGATCGGCAACTtctatgacattgtattgcttaagtcgcttagcgactaaaatcgccggATTtagaagatttacgttgcctggTACACGAAAGGCCTAAATGAGCTGTTTATATCTAATTCATTCTATGCATATTAATTTGAACTTAACAATGCAAACCTACGCGGCCATAGCGGGTGGGGGGCAGGGGGGGGCAAATTAAAACATCGTGCTACGAGCGTGccgtatataaaattatcagaaaatataaaacaagatgAAAGCGAcgtgaaaaaaatcttaagtaaaaaagcatttttatttatgggGATATGTAAGATAATGGGTACGCGCTTAACGAATGTAGTGACGTGACGTGACTGTCATAACAATGGAAACGAGTAATGCAGCAGTTAAATGCACCTTCACCAAAAAGTACAGGACGCGTTCTAGTTGGTATAAGTAGCgatactaattttattcctacaaaaaaaaaccatacaagtctatttattttcacatatttcgggagatatttttaatacaatttaaaaaggatttattttcaacagaaatgcactactaaaataattttgcacttCAATTTCAAAgggtttttttaaactaattatcGCAGCGGCCAATAAGaaccaaattaaatataacatcttGTTTATTACTCGTTTACGTTACGATTACAACATACCTAGTTATTGTGACCGCGTAGCTTTTTATAAGCGttcagtaaattatataaacgcTCTAGATAAAGTCAATGttacagttatttttaatattcaacgattagttataataaaatagttaaaaattattatctaatcTCACGGCGCCATTTTGAGTTTAACTCGTGACAACTGATCAAGTGTTGCCATCTATTTGTattgcattttgtttacaatttaagtaGAATTTCAACAGACTTTCGCTCAGAAAGTCCCCAAACTTTCCgaaattaactatatttagaTGTTACGATTAACAattcatatacattttattatatatttttttctatacagAAAAGATTGTAtcgacaaacattttttttttaaactttaaaacatcgatgaaacgttaaaaaaaaataaacaataaataccaTCACtagtatgtttataaatgaatacgtattataataaaagttttatttgtagttACCGGATGCGGTAATTATTTGCTAAATTAAAGTGGCAACACCGACGTGTTGGAAACAAAAGTGTTGCTATGCTACAAAATAGATTTGCCAAATACCAAAGCCTTAGTGAGCTAGAGGcgcgcggggcgggggcgggggcggggggcgGAGTCACCACACGCCGCGCCCCCCAGAACCCTCCTTACATTTCAACTGCAAACAACACAAcaattatcatttataaacAAGTACTTATAACTGTTGTCAGATATCTTGGCGTAGTTGTAGCCTGATGAGGGGGGAGGGGTACTGCGCAGCGCGCTCATGACCAAAGGCTCAGTTTGTAAGTTGTGTGAATCTGTAGGTGGAGGTGTAGGTGTAGGTGGTGTAGGTGTAGATGCAGTACCGTGTCGGCGCGGTATCACTTGCAGCAGGTGGAGGAGCGCGGCTGCTCGCCGTCCGCCAGCCGGCGCGCGCCCGCAGCGCTGCCGCCGCCCGCACCCTCGCTCTTTGGTAACTTGTTCGCTGCGAACATACATCACAGGTCACAGTAAACAAAACatctttataacaaattaactgGTGTcatgaaaacattaatacatgtccccactgaggggctcggagcctaccctaagttagaggtgcctagaccatagtcaaccacgctggctcaGTGCGAGTTGACTATGTGCAAGTCAGGTGCTTAACAcctgagccaccaacgctCCCAGCATCATCAGCatagtacaatttaaatattagattattacTTGCTAACACCAACTCTTGGTGGATAGACTCACCGATAGCTAGGAATATGTCGTTGACGTTCATGGCGGTCTTGGCGCTAGTCTCCATGAAGAGGAGACCGTTCTCGTCAGCGTAGGCCTGCGCCTCATCAAACTCCACCATACGCTTGGCGGCCAGGTCGCTCTTGTTGCCCGCCAGCGCGATCACGATGGACGGCGACGCCTGCCGCTGCAGCTCCTTCACCCAGTTCTTGGCGCGACCGAATGTGTCCTGTAACCAGTATGAAATACCAGTACAGAATACGTACAACCTTATTACGTTCCAGATAAGtatcacttttttatatcaaaacggCAAACGGCCACGCGAATTCGACGAAATAGCAAatcgaccgttgcccatagacatttgcaaatgcagatgcgttgcttacttataatcaacggagaatgggacgcacaggaagagggtattttcccttcccatgcgtcccttcctccgccaaatccacttccctttcccatccttacctaataagaaaagggtgggaaggaaaaaaggattaaaattaggcacACTCATCTTCCACTTCCCGCCTGTCTTTTatatggtcgtggtatttcaccggctGACCCGGcacattcgtgcacccaacaaatattgatgTTGCAGGATCTACCAcatgtaagtttaaaaaaaaacttattaatcaCGTCTTAAAACCAAGGCTGATGAAAATATTCTAcgctataaaatgaaaaaaaaaaaaaaaaacaacgattCTTTAGAAACCGTTTGAAAATTTCATGCggtattaatttgtttaatataacaatgtcgcctgtaaatttttcatattcgTCAAAGTTTCggtttataagaaaaaaaaaatccgcgGAAACCAAAACAATACGTTTCGGCCACAGTTTTCTGGGTCAATACTGAAAATGGTTGCATgaccaaaaatattataaacacaaGCGTTTTAaacacaattataattaaatattaagaacaTTGTAACAGTAAAACCAAGAGagaacatataaaagaaagtgagATGCTTATGTAAGATACATACAAGCCAATAAATATACGgattattgattattatattattgatTATATATTAACGTACTCAAAGGGTTGCAGTTACGTTGGTTTCCAGTCGAGGTTTAcatttcaaacatttacaaaCATATTCGTAGCCAATTTCCTAGAAAGTACAATCAGAGAAGCCAAGAAGTAATaacttgaaaatttataactcaTATTCACTGgaataaagataaaagatttgtatctttttatgtaaaaaataaactcaaaaattacttgaccgatttaaaaaattattttactattagaaAGTACTCTTACACTAAGATAAGACACTGAGTTAGGAaggctatatttttaactagattTTCTCAATTTCGGCAAAATctagtattacataaaaacaaaactttgaaACCATAAAAAAAGACACCCATCTTTCTATGgctaaattcaaattttaataatgataaacCATAGCTAGAGGATATGGTATAAATTACTCCATAGAGATTAGATAAGCGTTATATGGTGTATTTTCTATGGTTAGATGGCTACATGTCTGGTCGAAGAGATGCCCTTGACCTTAGCGAAGACTTACGCGTGTTGGTAATTCAATTGTGGAGATGGCACGCATGCCGCCGACACCCACCCCACCCTAACCTTATTATCattgcttttatttgtttcatatattaactaaaataatggAATTCTTATTTATGACATGTTTATTGTAACTAGCGTTTGTCTTATCCCTGTACTCCACCAGCTTAACAGAGCTAAGTTCGTCCTAAACACAGTATTCTTTGGGAACCTATGTTAGGCTTCGTGTCTTAAATAATCGAAATGCACGGCCAAGCAATAGCctataaattaaacttgacaacatctatttttcctttcgttttgttattttttaacaaattaaaatataatatagaatagctaaattataaaaaatcaatttaattttgactaAGAGCGCCGTGACGTGACAACGAGACGTGACGGCGCGGACTTATGCCATTAATGACGTAACGCAGCCCACCTGTATGACTTCATTTGTATAATGATCCTTTTAGCGGGCACTCGTTTTCCCACCGCCTGACGCTGATTGCGTACATCACAGCAACATGCACTTACATCCCCTTTCCACTAACGCGACTAACCAATGTATGTGCATTTTTCACTGGCGAGGATGATATAGCcaaagaaataacaattgtGTGGACAGAGTAGCTTTATGTAAAGGTTTAGTGAACAAGTACAAAGACAATGATTACGTAAAATGGTAAATTATTCTAACATTAGTCAaacctttatttttgttatattccGTATGAATATATTCcgtcatttgtttgtttgcaatgATCTATggaatacatacatatttgatTAGTCACAAGATAAACGAACAGCATAATatcgtttttaaaatagtttgatGTTAGATAtattactatcttactaatattataaactagcttttacccgcgactccgtccgcgcgggaaaaaaaaaatagaaaacggggtaaaaattatcctatgtccgtttcctggttctaagctacctgcccactaattttcagtcaaatcgattcagccgttcttgagttataaatagtgtaactaacacgactttcttttatatatatagatgcaaatgtttagatggatggatgtttgttttaaagtatcttcggaacaactcaacgtatcttgatgatatttggcacagatgtaaaacatagtctggaagatcacataggctacttattacgttttttttttcattccgcgcagacagaatcgcgggcgacaactaatTACTGTGAGTTTCCATCCCAAAAGTACTTAAAATTGTGTACGAAACAACTGCAAAATTGGGAACTGACAAAAAGTTTGCATAGCATTATACAACTTGGAAACTATAGAAGTGTGTATGTGATTATGTTATCTGTGTAAGTAATCCCCGCTCACTATCTCAAGCAACCTCTTAtcctttattttcataaatgataaattttattcagtatttaattaaacgatTCTACGAACTTatgtagaaatttaaaaaagttcatACGAATTGAAATCGCTGTTTATGAAACAGCTGCACAAATTGCCAAAATGCAGTCATATAAAAGTGCAAAAAGAAGTTTTTCTCTGGGTTATTTAGATTTTCCCAATAACTATGGACTTCCACGATAACGACACAAATTGTTCTCtgtgtttttttcaaagacaatgtgTAAGTGTAAATGCCGTGGAAGCGTACTGTAAGATAGATATAAACGTAATGCGATAGACGAGTATTTAGTTATCAGATGTGTTTGTTTAGCGGACGATGGCCGAGGTGGGCGTACCCGATACATACCAACTGAATGAAACTGAACGAGTGAATGTAATTACGATAGTTGTGAGTGAATGAAAATGTGATAATTCTTCCTTGTTAGGCACGATAAAGATTTgtgtctatttttatataggttATTAAACTCAGGTCAATGTTCCTGCGACTAGACTTGCAATTtacctttcctaataagataAATGGAGACTACAGAAGTCATGTGATCTTCAGCATCGAATATACTCAGTACGTACAGATCATTTTTTTccacgttttaattttaatattatttcggAATAAACTAACAAACATGCAAACGGataatctaaattttaaataacactaggaaaagttaaataaaagtgaaattaaatttttacaatttcttacgcatttaaacaaaacaattttgtgCGTTTTGcggttaatttttataacaaaataatacaaaaaaaattaacactgaCTAAATACCTGTTTGAGAcagataacatatttaaaatttaaatgtaacaatcaTATATTTCAAGGTCAATTCcgataaattaatgttatatacacacatacaaaaataagatCGAAAACATTctaatagtattaaaaatttaaacctaAAAGTACTAAGTCAACTTAGCAACTAATTAGAGTCTTGTGTACGTTAACTTAGCATATTTAATcgaagttattaatttttttacacgcCCAAAAGCAAACGAGCTGCCAACACGAGCACCGAGCTCTATCGATTTTTATATTGCCCACTAGAATTTCTTGACCAAAtgcaataacaaaatttaaaattagtgcCTATTAGTTttacaccaaaaatatttataaaaaaacagctttgcattagtgttttttttaatatgtaaaagctCTTTAGCTTAGTCACTTAATGAGTCCActgtaacttaataaattctgATTAAATTCAATTCCAACTAAGATCGTTACATCCTTTAACAAAATCAAGTCGATACGATTGAATTCTTAATCAAATATACATTGATTCAGAGTTAATCGAAACTAGTTCTCATATAACCGGttatttcaaactatataTATCTCTAATTTAGAtgcaaaaaaacaatataaatgatacttcgcaaattttaatattcaaagtaTATAcctattatatttcaatatttataatattaatctataactatttaaaatgaaaaatttgatatttttcatctGGCATACATGTAATtatgtacttaatttaatcaacCTTGTAAGTATCAATGACTATAGCAAAAGTATCAAGAATGTTAGAGCGTAGTATAGACACAAATGAGGTGTGTGGATAGGGACACTCACCTGGTTAGTGATATCGTAAACAACTATGGCCGCTTGAGCGCCGCGGTAGTACATTGGCGCTAAACTGTGGTACCTGCAGACAATACATAATAATCTCTTTGTAGGAAAAATCTCTTTTAAAACTCTAGTCGTTCCTTTTTTTAGGGAAATAAGCAGCCAGAATGATATTGCTATAAGAGCGTAACAACCGATGTTCATAGACATCTGTAATAAAGGACTGCAGATAACTTGTCTACATGGACAGAGGAGAGGACTTAGAAAAAAGGTTATTTACCTTTCCTTTCCCATTACATATCTTAACAAACTTTCTGCAAACAATTCCTAACCATACCACCATAGTGCAAGTGGAAATTTCAttgactaatattataaatgagaatgtatgtatggatagatgaatgtttgaaggtatctccggaacggctcaacggatcttgatgaaattgggcaccgatgtagaacatagtctggaagaacacatatgctacttattacgtttttttttaattccgcgcggacaaagtcgcgggcggcagctagttttgtatattttccattttctCTCCATTAACACTGACTGCAATATATAGGGCCAAGTACATTGCACAGTACTGTCGTCTTCACTTTCGTAAGACGTGCAATGTTTACGCAATTGCCTGAGAGGAAGGTTTCAATGCAAAGCCAAGGGTATGCGACTCGTATACGAGGATTGCAAATTCTTGATACTTTGcgtgtacattttaaatctataaattgAAGCAGTAATATATAAAGTCAGAAATACATCTTTATCAcactgttttatattattaatggtatttgtaactatttatgctgcagttatttataattacattaatattgataGGTGAATGGTGAACTTTAACTCACACTGCACagagaatttattattaatttattataatgactttaagttaatttaatttccactTTAATTGCTACATTAGTTATACTCATTGTCTATTTTGTATGATGCAATAGAAAGGGAAGATGACTCCTTAAATACAGGTAAACCTAGTTAAGAAGCCAAGGCGATACTGATGCTGTAATCAGTTAAGTATgcattaaagaatattttatcttatttattatagattataaaaccTTAGTACAGCTAAGTTAAAATTGTTGATTTCCTTTTAAACATTCCATGGATTACAATATGTACTTGTACAAACTTGTACTAACataaacctttttaattttttttttacactttttttttctgataaaacaaaacagcAAAGTTACTACGTAAGCCGTAAGtcaagtattaaataaaaaacaatatcaccAACCTCTCCTGTCCCGCCGTATCCCAGATCTCGAATTTAACAGTGGTGTCATCGAGGCATACGGTCTGTGTGAGGAACGCTGCTCCGATCGTGCTCTCCTGATACTCGTGAAACTGGCCCTTGACGAAGCGCAGAACGAGCGAGGACTTGCCCACCGCCGACTCGCCCAGCAGTACCAGCTTGAATTGGCACACCTTCGTCTGAGGCGCACCGTTCGGCCTCTGTGACGCTCCGCTTCTGTTTGTCGCCATCGCCtgacacaaaaatatacaatattaacaCTTATACTCAACCCTAGCAGTTGTTCGTAGTAGtaagtatttattgttttaacggCCTTTTTGCACtagatttagtatttattgtttttaaaatgtaaatagatatttgaatgtattattatttttatggaaattttaaaatgtatatagatctttaaaatgtattatttattggttttattgtattttatagttatttaagttttaacgaatgtgatattaatttaagatttatgtaattggtttttaaattattaataaagttaataaagattaattcGCACCCCAAGTCCCTGACCTAAACTATGTTAggggaacgagagggcggcatagcgccgcccaaaaaaaaaaaaaaaccctagCAGTTGTCCGCGAcatctgcgcggaatttaaaaatatcaagtattaaaatctatatatcaCCCGaagatagtgtagcttcacaacagtgaaagaatttttcatatcGGTCCAGTATTTTCGAACATACttccattttataataatagcttAGATTATAAGACCTACTAATGGGTAAGGGGATTGATTCTCAGTACAAACGCGTAAACCCACGCACGGGTCCATGCAAAACTTCAGATGTTCAAGAAGTGAATGCAGAAGCAGGTGCATGGAAACcagttaaattttgaaatcaaGTTAAGTTTTCTGCCTACATGTCTGCTTCCAATTTTTGATGCCAATATCTTAGTACCcactattatttacattagtttttgttaattaaaattattttcaatggaTACACATAATTgatgaaagataaaaaaaatcaaaacaaatatataaatac
Proteins encoded in this window:
- the LOC106712765 gene encoding ras-related protein Rab-5B — translated: MATNRSGASQRPNGAPQTKVCQFKLVLLGESAVGKSSLVLRFVKGQFHEYQESTIGAAFLTQTVCLDDTTVKFEIWDTAGQERYHSLAPMYYRGAQAAIVVYDITNQDTFGRAKNWVKELQRQASPSIVIALAGNKSDLAAKRMVEFDEAQAYADENGLLFMETSAKTAMNVNDIFLAIANKLPKSEGAGGGSAAGARRLADGEQPRSSTCCK